From Acidobacteriota bacterium, a single genomic window includes:
- a CDS encoding serine/threonine protein kinase, with the protein MFDAGQRIGNYTLLRKLGRGGFGEVWLAQKETQFVTKKVAVKFPLQETVDLTAIKREAEVWELASGHPNVLPIIDADIVDGQVLIVSEYADGGSLSDKIASEGRLPVRRSLEITIDVLKGLEFLHGRQIVHRDIKPANILLQGETPRLTDFGISRVMNLNSQSSTVFGTDAYMAPEAFDGVRNERTDIWAVGIVFYILLSGRLPFPQDHPTERLFAILTKPFEPLPADVPYGPRAIMAKALAKDPALRYSSAAEMRRDLEDAMRSISEPDRTLAFNPGVRISAPQSMEGATIPTPHGVTPVLPDPEVQTVVSFRTNPVNEQRTEVRTVISRTDQPAYVPAPTQVSPSSDAVPLNIQALPDSVSKVGRSESKAAFMIGASIFVMFIVILAGLFAMTDSNKPKFEDLTGPVDMAVDAEVTSVAAGVKINRIYIESAADRRLATLDFDQYGFVSVAGKSCGAVWKKTDASGCIRSAKRVSGEVNVIATKKVRKDHAIAFFEVLRDAGISKINLIAEER; encoded by the coding sequence ATGTTCGATGCCGGACAACGAATCGGGAACTACACGCTTTTGCGAAAGCTTGGGCGCGGCGGTTTCGGTGAGGTCTGGCTCGCGCAAAAGGAAACCCAATTCGTCACGAAAAAGGTCGCGGTCAAATTCCCGCTTCAGGAAACTGTCGATCTGACGGCGATCAAACGCGAGGCGGAAGTTTGGGAACTCGCGAGCGGTCATCCCAATGTTCTTCCGATAATTGACGCCGATATCGTCGACGGTCAGGTTTTGATCGTCAGTGAATATGCTGACGGTGGTTCGCTTTCCGACAAGATCGCTTCCGAGGGACGGTTGCCGGTGCGGCGCTCGCTTGAAATCACGATCGATGTCCTCAAGGGACTAGAGTTTCTTCACGGCCGGCAGATCGTGCATCGTGACATAAAGCCCGCGAACATCCTTTTGCAGGGCGAAACGCCCCGGTTGACCGATTTCGGCATCTCGCGGGTGATGAACCTCAATTCGCAAAGCTCAACCGTTTTCGGCACCGATGCGTATATGGCTCCGGAGGCCTTCGACGGCGTCCGGAACGAGCGAACCGACATTTGGGCGGTAGGAATCGTCTTCTACATCTTGCTGTCGGGCCGTTTGCCGTTTCCGCAGGATCATCCGACGGAACGGCTTTTCGCGATCCTCACAAAGCCGTTCGAACCGTTGCCGGCTGACGTTCCATACGGCCCCAGGGCGATTATGGCCAAAGCACTGGCCAAAGATCCGGCGCTTCGTTATTCGAGCGCTGCGGAGATGCGCCGGGATCTGGAAGATGCGATGCGGAGCATCAGCGAACCGGACCGGACCTTGGCATTTAACCCCGGCGTCCGCATCTCCGCCCCTCAGTCGATGGAGGGTGCGACGATCCCAACACCTCACGGAGTGACTCCGGTTCTGCCGGATCCCGAAGTTCAAACGGTCGTGAGCTTTCGTACGAATCCGGTGAATGAACAGCGGACCGAGGTCAGAACGGTGATCTCGCGTACGGATCAGCCGGCTTACGTTCCGGCGCCAACGCAAGTTTCGCCCTCGTCTGACGCAGTTCCGCTGAACATTCAAGCGTTGCCGGATAGCGTTTCAAAAGTCGGTCGTTCGGAATCAAAAGCCGCGTTCATGATCGGAGCCTCCATTTTCGTAATGTTTATCGTGATCTTGGCCGGACTGTTCGCTATGACCGATTCGAACAAACCGAAGTTTGAAGATCTTACCGGGCCCGTCGATATGGCGGTCGATGCCGAAGTAACTTCCGTCGCCGCAGGCGTAAAGATCAACAGGATCTACATCGAATCGGCGGCGGACCGTCGGCTTGCGACGCTTGATTTCGATCAGTACGGGTTTGTGTCCGTAGCCGGAAAGTCCTGCGGTGCGGTCTGGAAGAAAACAGACGCATCGGGCTGCATCAGGTCTGCAAAACGGGTCTCTGGTGAAGTTAATGTCATTGCGACGAAG
- the rph gene encoding ribonuclease PH, whose product MSYERTDGRALEQLRETKITPNVSPYAEGSALIEIGNTKVICTASVEERVPPFLRNKGIGWVTAEYAMLPRSTHTRTNRETLRPSGRTQEIQRLIGRSLRAVVDTSLLGERQIMLDCDVLQADGGTRCAAITGACVALALAVKKLLIDGKIRKNPIISEVAAVSVGIVHGTPVLDLCYEEDSTAEVDMNVICTGSGKFIELQGTAEREPFNRDQMNAMLDLAEKGIGQLFTLQRYALK is encoded by the coding sequence ATGAGTTACGAAAGAACAGACGGACGCGCTCTTGAACAATTGCGCGAGACGAAAATAACCCCGAACGTTTCGCCTTACGCGGAAGGCTCGGCGCTGATCGAGATCGGCAACACGAAGGTCATTTGCACGGCGTCCGTCGAGGAACGCGTTCCGCCGTTTCTGCGGAACAAAGGAATCGGTTGGGTGACGGCCGAATACGCGATGCTGCCGCGTTCGACGCATACGCGGACGAACCGCGAAACGCTCCGCCCGTCCGGCCGCACTCAGGAGATCCAACGATTGATCGGACGCAGCTTGCGGGCGGTAGTCGACACTTCCTTGCTCGGTGAGAGGCAAATAATGCTTGATTGCGACGTTCTGCAAGCCGACGGCGGAACGCGCTGCGCGGCGATCACGGGCGCGTGCGTCGCGCTCGCCCTCGCGGTCAAGAAACTGCTTATTGACGGCAAGATCCGCAAAAATCCGATCATTTCCGAGGTCGCCGCGGTGAGTGTCGGAATCGTCCACGGGACACCGGTGCTTGATCTCTGCTACGAAGAGGATTCGACCGCCGAGGTCGATATGAACGTGATCTGCACCGGTTCCGGCAAGTTCATCGAACTTCAGGGCACCGCCGAACGCGAACCATTCAACCGCGACCAAATGAACGCGATGCTCGACCTCGCCGAAAAGGGAATCGGGCAACTGTTCACGCTCCAGCGATACGCGCTGAAGTAG